In Oryza glaberrima chromosome 8, OglaRS2, whole genome shotgun sequence, the following are encoded in one genomic region:
- the LOC127782682 gene encoding uncharacterized protein LOC127782682 isoform X2 has protein sequence MASPRHVSGLSPGAAAGAHHMLLEAAYNDNLRGFKNLANMLDTGRGCLRETVGEARQAGVQGMEGAGVLHLAAINGSMNVVREDTSGFCCTQWTHRHGQLLNAILLEILDGFFIIQDGTMKILLDHKADYNKMVLGMTPLFVAINHASEKCAKLLVKAGADINGDYVLTALTDTSSPSSTQCLHCLLEGFTASHHVADNAMDLDPDDATLFSNRSLCWLRRGHGGKALLDAHECRKKQPDWSKACYRLGASLMSLKDYGSACDALFDGLKLDPADVQIENALREAFQNLKLSRSTKAK, from the exons ATGGCGTCGCCGCGTCATGTTTCCGGTTTGAGCCCAG gagccgccgccggcgcgcatCACATGCTCCTCGAGGCGGCGTACAACGACAACCTGCGCGGCTTCAAGA ACCTGGCGAACATGCTGGATACGGGGAGGGGATGCCTCCGGGAGACCGTGGGAGAGGCGAGGCAGGCAGGCGTGCAAGGCATGGAAGGTGCCGGCGTGCTGCACCTCGCTGCCATCAACGGGAGCATGAATGTGGTCAG GGAGGACACCTCTGGTTTCTGCTGTACACAGTGGACGCATAGGCACGGTCAACTTCTGAATGCCATTCTCTTGGAAATACTCGATGGATTTTTCATTATTCAG GATGGTACCATGAAGATATTGTTGGACCACAAAGCGGAT TACAACAAGATGGTACTTGGTATGACACCTCTCTTTGTTGCTATAAATCATGCCTCAGAAAAATGCGCGAAGCTCCTGGTTAAG GCTGGTGCTGATATCAATGGAGATTATGTGTTAACAGCTTTAACTGATACTTCAAGTCCTAGTTCAACTCAGTGTTTGCATTGCTTACTGGAAGGGTTTACTGCCAGTCATCACGTTGCTGACAAT GCAATGGACCTTGACCCTGATGATGCCACCTTGTTCTCAAATAGGAGTCTTTGCTGGCTTCGCAGAGGTCATGGAGGCAAGGCTTTGCTGGATGCTCACGAATGCAGAAAAAAACAGCCTGATTGGTCAAAGGCCTGCTACCGGCTGGGCGCATCTCTGATGTCACTGAAG GACTATGGAAGTGCGTGCGATGCACTTTTTGATGGACTCAAATTGGACCCAGCAGATGTTCAGATTGAGAATGCGTTACG GGAAGCTTTTCAGAACTTGAAATTATCTCGAAGCACCAAGGCCAAGTGA
- the LOC127782682 gene encoding uncharacterized protein LOC127782682 isoform X1 translates to MASPRHVSGLSPGAAAGAHHMLLEAAYNDNLRGFKNLANMLDTGRGCLRETVGEARQAGVQGMEGAGVLHLAAINGSMNVVREDTSGFCCTQWTHRHGQLLNAILLEILDGFFIIQDGTMKILLDHKADYNKMVLGMTPLFVAINHASEKCAKLLVKAGADINGDYVLTALTDTSSPSSTQCLHCLLEGFTASHHVADNGAPVSRSITELKSLGSMAFQSKNYLHAAGFYSKAMDLDPDDATLFSNRSLCWLRRGHGGKALLDAHECRKKQPDWSKACYRLGASLMSLKDYGSACDALFDGLKLDPADVQIENALREAFQNLKLSRSTKAK, encoded by the exons ATGGCGTCGCCGCGTCATGTTTCCGGTTTGAGCCCAG gagccgccgccggcgcgcatCACATGCTCCTCGAGGCGGCGTACAACGACAACCTGCGCGGCTTCAAGA ACCTGGCGAACATGCTGGATACGGGGAGGGGATGCCTCCGGGAGACCGTGGGAGAGGCGAGGCAGGCAGGCGTGCAAGGCATGGAAGGTGCCGGCGTGCTGCACCTCGCTGCCATCAACGGGAGCATGAATGTGGTCAG GGAGGACACCTCTGGTTTCTGCTGTACACAGTGGACGCATAGGCACGGTCAACTTCTGAATGCCATTCTCTTGGAAATACTCGATGGATTTTTCATTATTCAG GATGGTACCATGAAGATATTGTTGGACCACAAAGCGGAT TACAACAAGATGGTACTTGGTATGACACCTCTCTTTGTTGCTATAAATCATGCCTCAGAAAAATGCGCGAAGCTCCTGGTTAAG GCTGGTGCTGATATCAATGGAGATTATGTGTTAACAGCTTTAACTGATACTTCAAGTCCTAGTTCAACTCAGTGTTTGCATTGCTTACTGGAAGGGTTTACTGCCAGTCATCACGTTGCTGACAAT GGAGCACCTGTGAGTAGAAGTATAACAGAGTTAAAGTCACTAGGGAGTATGGCGTTCCAGAGCAAGAACTATCTTCATGCTGCAGGATTCTACAGTAAA GCAATGGACCTTGACCCTGATGATGCCACCTTGTTCTCAAATAGGAGTCTTTGCTGGCTTCGCAGAGGTCATGGAGGCAAGGCTTTGCTGGATGCTCACGAATGCAGAAAAAAACAGCCTGATTGGTCAAAGGCCTGCTACCGGCTGGGCGCATCTCTGATGTCACTGAAG GACTATGGAAGTGCGTGCGATGCACTTTTTGATGGACTCAAATTGGACCCAGCAGATGTTCAGATTGAGAATGCGTTACG GGAAGCTTTTCAGAACTTGAAATTATCTCGAAGCACCAAGGCCAAGTGA